Proteins from a single region of Abyssalbus ytuae:
- a CDS encoding DUF4301 family protein: MINLTEKNKQQLKTKGISIEKVKAQIETFKEGIPFVNLVNSATVGNGIQHVEDAEKEELIKLFETKKDKLNILKFVPASGAATRMFKSLFNFLEKFNPEEDTFTLYSNREKDSDIKTFFIGLEKLPFFRELKSHLKEKYPDFDDKPDDEQRVLLVKEILLDEGLGYGNYPKGLLPFHRYKTHPATAFEEHLYEAALYDTVNDKATLHFTISEEHLDKFNKEFTDKKDYIKSKTGVDFEVDYSFQKESTDTIAVTPDNEPFLLENGDILFRPGGHGALIENLNDQDADIIFIKNIDNVVVYRSKVEMASYKKMLGGILLKLREKAFNFRALLDKQVKADDIQKIKDFLENELNVFITPDFKKYRDEYQIEYLIEKLDRPIRVCGMVKNEGEPGGGPFWIKDENGNISLQIIETAQIDKSNTRQKDILKTATHFNPVDIVCCTKNYKGEKFDLLKYVDHKQAFITQKTKDGQELKALELPGLWNGSMANWTTVFVEVPLVTFNPVKTVNDLLKPSHQVKLLPEGV, from the coding sequence ATGATTAATCTTACTGAAAAAAACAAGCAGCAATTAAAAACCAAGGGCATTAGTATAGAAAAAGTAAAAGCCCAGATAGAAACTTTTAAAGAAGGTATTCCTTTTGTAAACCTCGTTAATTCGGCTACGGTGGGTAATGGAATACAGCATGTGGAAGATGCTGAAAAAGAAGAATTGATAAAACTGTTTGAAACCAAAAAAGATAAATTAAATATTTTAAAGTTTGTACCTGCATCCGGAGCAGCTACCAGAATGTTTAAATCCCTTTTTAATTTTTTAGAAAAGTTTAATCCGGAAGAAGATACCTTCACTTTGTATTCCAACCGGGAAAAGGATTCTGATATAAAAACGTTTTTTATCGGGTTGGAAAAGTTACCTTTTTTTAGAGAATTAAAAAGCCATTTAAAAGAGAAATACCCTGATTTTGATGACAAGCCTGATGACGAACAAAGAGTATTGCTGGTTAAAGAAATACTTTTAGATGAAGGTTTGGGCTATGGCAATTATCCCAAAGGGTTATTACCTTTTCACCGGTACAAGACCCATCCTGCAACAGCTTTTGAAGAACATTTGTACGAAGCCGCTTTGTATGATACGGTCAATGATAAGGCAACACTTCATTTTACTATTTCAGAAGAGCATTTAGATAAATTCAATAAAGAATTTACTGATAAAAAAGATTATATAAAAAGCAAAACAGGAGTGGATTTTGAAGTGGATTATTCTTTTCAGAAAGAATCTACCGATACCATTGCTGTAACTCCGGATAATGAACCTTTTCTATTGGAAAACGGCGACATACTTTTTAGACCGGGAGGACATGGAGCCCTCATAGAAAACCTGAATGATCAGGATGCGGATATTATTTTTATAAAGAACATTGATAATGTAGTAGTTTACCGGAGTAAAGTAGAAATGGCATCATATAAAAAAATGCTGGGAGGTATTCTCTTAAAATTAAGGGAAAAGGCTTTCAATTTCAGGGCTTTATTAGATAAGCAGGTAAAAGCGGATGATATTCAGAAAATAAAAGATTTTCTGGAAAATGAGCTTAATGTATTTATTACCCCCGATTTTAAAAAGTACCGGGATGAATATCAAATAGAGTATTTAATAGAAAAACTGGACAGGCCGATAAGAGTTTGCGGCATGGTAAAAAATGAAGGAGAACCCGGGGGTGGACCTTTTTGGATAAAAGATGAAAACGGAAATATTTCCCTCCAAATAATAGAAACGGCCCAGATTGATAAGTCAAATACAAGGCAAAAGGATATTTTAAAAACGGCAACTCATTTTAATCCTGTTGATATTGTATGCTGTACAAAAAACTATAAAGGAGAAAAGTTTGATCTTTTAAAATATGTAGATCATAAGCAGGCATTCATTACCCAAAAAACTAAAGATGGACAGGAATTGAAAGCGTTAGAACTACCCGGACTGTGGAATGGATCTATGGCTAATTGGACTACAGTATTTGTAGAAGTGCCTTTGGTAACTTTTAATCCTGTAAAAACAGTTAATGATCTTTTAAAACCCTCTCATCAGGTAAAATTGTTACCGGAAGGTGTGTAA
- a CDS encoding 4'-phosphopantetheinyl transferase family protein: protein MPLYKTITVSEDTKVLIWKIEESIDSLKQSICLTDNCTSRISSMKSEIHQKGFLSVRQLLKIAGYSADDLYYDERGKPHLKNGAHISITHSFIFSAIIISRNAEIGIDIEKQRNKISIIAHKFVDYEYHYLTDEDVRKLTVVWCIKESLYKVFATHGMSFIQHTKVIPFELNEAGTVGWIHYKSEVQKYEVKFLEFEGFTCAYVLRTNN, encoded by the coding sequence ATGCCTCTATATAAAACAATAACGGTTTCTGAAGATACTAAAGTGCTGATTTGGAAGATTGAAGAATCAATCGATAGTTTAAAGCAAAGTATTTGTCTGACTGATAATTGCACCTCCCGGATTTCTTCAATGAAATCTGAAATTCATCAGAAAGGGTTTTTAAGCGTGCGTCAGTTACTTAAAATTGCAGGGTATAGTGCTGACGATCTATACTATGACGAACGGGGAAAACCTCATTTAAAGAATGGAGCCCACATTTCCATAACTCATTCATTCATATTTTCGGCAATTATTATAAGCAGGAATGCGGAAATAGGCATTGACATTGAAAAACAACGCAACAAAATAAGTATTATAGCTCACAAGTTTGTGGATTATGAATATCACTACCTTACGGATGAAGATGTAAGAAAACTAACTGTAGTTTGGTGCATAAAGGAAAGTTTGTATAAAGTTTTTGCCACCCATGGAATGAGTTTTATACAGCACACCAAAGTAATCCCTTTTGAATTAAATGAAGCCGGCACGGTGGGATGGATTCATTATAAAAGTGAAGTTCAGAAATATGAGGTTAAGTTTTTAGAGTTCGAAGGTTTCACGTGTGCTTATGTTTTACGGACTAATAATTAA
- the pnuC gene encoding nicotinamide riboside transporter PnuC: MNQIFDFLFGQYSGYPVIDIILEITAVIFGFLSVWFSKQNNIWVYPTGMISTAIFVYLLLKWELLGDMMINGYYFAMSVYGWYVWTRKVDATHFTPITTTTAKEKKYSVYIFTATILFVYFIYKSFDKWTSWTAYVDTLTTAIFFVGMWLMAKRKIENWIYWIIGDVISVPLYFYKGFTFTSFQYLIFTVIAFYGYKAWKKSLHKNLAIS, translated from the coding sequence ATGAACCAGATTTTTGATTTTCTTTTTGGCCAGTATTCAGGCTACCCTGTCATAGATATCATACTCGAAATTACCGCTGTTATATTTGGTTTTTTAAGCGTTTGGTTTTCAAAACAAAATAATATCTGGGTATACCCAACAGGGATGATAAGTACCGCAATATTTGTGTATTTGTTACTAAAGTGGGAATTGTTAGGGGATATGATGATAAACGGATACTATTTTGCAATGAGTGTGTATGGGTGGTATGTATGGACCAGAAAAGTTGATGCCACTCATTTTACACCTATAACCACAACAACCGCTAAGGAGAAAAAGTATTCGGTTTATATTTTTACTGCTACCATACTATTTGTTTATTTCATATACAAAAGTTTTGATAAATGGACCAGCTGGACGGCCTATGTTGACACCTTAACAACAGCCATATTTTTTGTGGGGATGTGGCTTATGGCAAAAAGAAAAATAGAAAACTGGATTTACTGGATCATTGGGGATGTTATTTCGGTACCTTTATATTTTTACAAAGGTTTTACATTTACCAGCTTTCAATATCTTATTTTTACAGTAATAGCATTTTATGGCTATAAAGCATGGAAAAAAAGTTTGCACAAAAACCTGGCGATATCTTAA
- a CDS encoding AAA family ATPase, which translates to MEKKFAQKPGDILKVVLFGPESTGKTTLSQQLARHYNTVWVPEYARQYLQDKWNNERKTCEPKDLLPIARGQIKLENELTQKATDVLICDTDLLETKVYSEAYYVGSCDPLLEKYAIENTYDLYFLTYIDVPWEKDDLRDKPDERQKMFKYFENALITYNRPYVLLKGDKKSRLHTAIRHIDKLLKEND; encoded by the coding sequence ATGGAAAAAAAGTTTGCACAAAAACCTGGCGATATCTTAAAAGTAGTATTATTTGGACCCGAATCAACAGGTAAAACTACCCTCTCACAACAGTTGGCAAGACATTATAATACTGTATGGGTGCCGGAGTATGCAAGGCAATATCTTCAGGATAAATGGAATAATGAAAGAAAAACATGTGAACCAAAAGATTTACTGCCTATAGCAAGAGGGCAAATAAAATTAGAAAATGAGTTAACACAAAAAGCAACCGATGTGTTAATTTGTGATACCGATTTACTGGAAACAAAAGTATATTCAGAAGCGTATTATGTCGGTTCTTGTGACCCTTTGCTCGAAAAATATGCGATAGAAAATACGTATGATTTATATTTTCTTACTTATATTGATGTGCCCTGGGAAAAAGACGATTTACGGGACAAACCCGATGAACGTCAAAAAATGTTTAAGTATTTTGAAAATGCCCTGATAACCTATAACCGCCCTTATGTTTTATTAAAAGGAGATAAAAAAAGCAGGTTGCATACAGCAATAAGGCATATAGATAAACTTTTAAAAGAAAATGATTAA
- a CDS encoding thiamine-binding protein encodes MKISVELTLTPLHDNFEPAIIHFIKKLRASGLKVMENPLSTQVYGDYDEVMEVLKTEIKDAFQLINKGLLYMKIVKADLQNYEPDF; translated from the coding sequence ATGAAAATATCAGTAGAATTAACGCTTACTCCGCTTCATGATAATTTTGAACCGGCCATTATACACTTTATTAAAAAATTAAGGGCTTCCGGGTTAAAAGTTATGGAAAACCCATTAAGTACCCAGGTGTATGGTGATTATGATGAAGTCATGGAAGTGTTAAAAACAGAAATAAAAGATGCTTTTCAGCTTATTAACAAAGGCCTTCTTTATATGAAAATTGTAAAAGCCGATTTACAAAACTATGAACCAGATTTTTGA